Proteins encoded together in one Miscanthus floridulus cultivar M001 chromosome 16, ASM1932011v1, whole genome shotgun sequence window:
- the LOC136510681 gene encoding histone H3.2-like, with protein MARTKLTARKSTGGKAPRRQLATKAARKSAPATGGVKKPHRFRPGTVALREIRKYQKSTELLIRKLPFQRLVREIAQDFKTDLRFQSSAVAVLQEAAEAYLVGLFEDTNLYAIRAKRVTIFAELFIEQAGKINLRSGRESISARMGRGLGEDQGDNGCGEDNGRTNGDSHKAPLLAPPPPPPPPMTYEEMMVEMLAA; from the exons atggcccgcacgaagctgACGGCGCGCAAGTCCACCGGCGGCAAGGCGCCGAGGAGGCAGCTGGCGACCAAGGCGGCGCGGAAGTCGGCCCCGGCGACAGGCGGCGTGAAGAAGCCGCACCGCTTCCGCCCAGGCACCGTGGCGCTACGCGAGATCCGCAAGTACCAGAAGAGCACGGAGCTGCTCATACGCAAGCTCCCGTTCCAGCGCCTGGTCCGCGAGATCGCGCAGGACTTCAAGACCGACCTCCGCTTCCagtcctccgccgtcgccgtGCTGCAGGAGGCCGCCGAGGCCTACCTCGTCGGGCTCTTCGAGGACACCAACCTCTACGCCATCCGCGCCAAGCGCGTCACCATCTTTGCGGAGt TATTCATTGAACAGGCTGGAAAG ATAAACCTGAGGTCTGGTCGCGAGAGTATTAGTGCTAGGATGGgccgtggtcttggtgaagaccagggTGATAACGGTTGTGGTGAGGACAATGGCCGCACCAATGGGGACAGCCAcaaggccccacttctggctcctcctccaccaccaccacctccgatgacctATGAAGAGATGATGGTAGAGATGCTGGCTGCTTAG